The Apodemus sylvaticus chromosome 17, mApoSyl1.1, whole genome shotgun sequence genome contains a region encoding:
- the Ccn3 gene encoding CCN family member 3: MSVFLRKRCLCLGLLLLLLLNQVSATLRCPSRCPPQCTGISPTCAPGVRSVLDGCSCCPVCARQRGESCSEMRPCDQRSGLYCDRSADPFNETGICMVPDGDNCVFDGVIYRNGEKFEPNCQYHCTCRDGQIGCVPRCQLDVLLPGPDCPAPRKVLVPGECCEKWICGSEEQETLGGLALPAYRPEATVGVEVSDYSINCIEQTTEWSACSKTCGMGFSTRVTNRNPQCEMVKQTRLCVIRPCGQEPEEVTDKKGKKCLRTKKSLKPTHLQFKNCTSLQAYKPRYCGVCSDGRCCTPYNTKTIQVEFQCSSGHNIKKPVMVIGTCTCHSNCPKNNEAFLQELELKTSRGEM, from the exons ATGAGCGTCTTCCTGCGAAAGCGATGCCTCTGCCTaggcctcctgctcctccttctcttaAATCAA GTCTCTGCAACTCTGCGCTGCCCGAGTCGGTGCCCGCCCCAGTGCACCGGTATATCACCCACCTGCGCCCCCGGGGTGCGCTCGGTGCTGGACGGCTGCTCCTGCTGTCCGGTGTGCGCCCGCCAGCGCGGGGAGAGTTGCTCTGAGATGAGACCCTGCGACCAAAGAAGCGGTCTCTACTGTGACCGCAGTGCAGACCCTTTCAACGAGACTGGCATTTGCATGG TTCCTGACGGAGACAACTGTGTGTTCGATGGGGTCATTTACCGCAACGGAGAGAAGTTTGAGCCAAACTGTCAATACCACTGCACCTGCAGAGATGGGCAAATTGGTTGTGTGCCCCGCTGCCAGCTCGATGTGCTACTGCCAGGGCCTGACTGCCCAGCTCCGAGAAAAGTCTTGGTGCCCGGGGAGTGTTGTGAAAAATGGATCTGCGGCTCAGAAGAGCAGGAGACCCTGGGAGGCCTGGCCCTTCCAG CCTACAGACCGGAAGCCACCGTAGGAGTCGAAGTCTCCGACTACAGCATCAACTGCATTGAGCAGACCACAGAGTGGAGCGCCTGTTCTAAGACCTGTGGAATGGGCTTCTCCACCCGGGTCACCAACAGAAATCCCCAGTGTGAGATGGTAAAGCAGACTCGTCTCTGTGTCATCCGGCCTTGTGGACAAGAGCCTGAGGAAGTAACAGACAAG aaagGTAAAAAGTGTCTCCGCACCAAGAAGTCTCTGAAACCCACCCACCTACAGTTCAAGAATTGCACTAGCCTGCAGGCCTATAAGCCCCGGTACTGTGGGGTCTGCAGTGATGGCCGCTGCTGTACCCCCTACAACACCAAAACTATCCAGGTGGAGTTTCAGTGTTCCTCGGGGCATAACATCAAGAAACCAGTCATGGTCATTGGAACCTGTACCTGCCACTCCAACTGCCCTAAGAATAACGAGGCCTTCCTGCAAGAGCTGGAACTAAAAACGAGCAGAGGAGAAATGTAA